From a region of the Paenibacillus sp. FSL R10-2734 genome:
- a CDS encoding methyltransferase domain-containing protein, with protein MRINQQWNTGTYDTDMAFVSQFGESLIELLRPQAGEQIIDWGCGTGDLAAAIAASGATVTGIDASAEMIQTARDKHPKLSFVLADGQHYVAKQPVDAVFSNAALHWLTDANGAAASIAASLRTGGRFVAEFGGLGNIASIVTELPNAFAAIGRSDKLHLPWYFPSIGQYTSLLEQHGLTVDLALCFDRPTPLEAGVQGFQRWLDTFANGILNVLTPSEREEVLSFMEQKLKPTLFQDGRWVMDYRRIRVVAYKRS; from the coding sequence ATGCGTATAAACCAGCAATGGAATACCGGAACCTATGATACTGACATGGCCTTTGTGTCTCAGTTTGGAGAATCTTTGATCGAGCTTCTACGCCCCCAGGCTGGCGAACAGATTATAGATTGGGGCTGCGGGACTGGCGACTTGGCGGCAGCCATTGCTGCTAGCGGTGCCACTGTAACAGGGATTGATGCCTCAGCCGAAATGATCCAGACTGCTCGTGACAAGCATCCCAAGTTAAGCTTCGTCTTAGCAGATGGGCAACACTACGTTGCGAAACAGCCGGTCGATGCCGTATTCAGCAACGCTGCTCTTCATTGGTTGACCGATGCAAACGGAGCTGCCGCTTCTATAGCAGCTAGCCTGCGGACGGGCGGACGATTTGTAGCTGAGTTCGGAGGACTGGGCAATATCGCTTCTATTGTGACTGAACTTCCAAATGCTTTTGCCGCTATAGGGCGTAGTGATAAGCTACACCTGCCTTGGTACTTCCCAAGCATCGGGCAGTATACATCACTACTGGAACAGCATGGACTGACTGTAGACCTCGCGCTTTGTTTCGACCGTCCAACACCACTAGAGGCTGGAGTGCAAGGGTTCCAGCGGTGGTTGGATACTTTCGCCAATGGAATCTTAAATGTTCTCACTCCATCTGAACGAGAGGAAGTCCTCTCTTTTATGGAACAGAAATTGAAA